TATGGTCAAAGCCTGATACAATGATTCGCCCCCTGAACCTTTTTGTTCAGGGGGTTTTCCATGTACTTCATAGCACTATCTAAATCCGTTAAAGGATTGAAGGATAAACGCAACGAAGGCTTTCGCCATTTATGCTTGGCGAGAAGCCAAGTTTTCTTTATCAAAACCCCTGCCTCTAAACAAAGAGACAGGGGTTATCTGATGAATCAGGATGCGTTGAACACATCTTGTTCGATTTGCTTTAACTGGTAAAAGACACCACGTTTGTTCATGAGTTCTTGATACGTCCCGGTTTCTGCAACCTGCCCATGATCCATGACAATGATCTGGTCGGCTTCTTCAAGACCCGTGAGACGGTGACTGACGATCAGAACCGTGTCTTCAGCCGTTTCGTTTCGAAGATGGCGATATAAGACCTGTTCCATGGATGGATCCACCGATGAGAATGGCTCATCCAAAAACCAATTTCGTCCCCCGCGCAGGAGAAGCCTTGCAAAAGCGAGGCGTTGACGTTCGCCGCCGGAGAGATTGCCGCCCTGTTCAGTGACAGGGTCATCAAGACTCAATCCCTCGAGGAATACATCTCTCAGCACCTGTTGCAGCATGTCGTCAGCAGTCTCGTCATTTGCCAGTAAAAGATTTTCCCGGATTGTTCCTGCAAAAAAATGGCTGTCCTGAAGCTGAATACGGCTGTTTTCATACAGTGAATCCAGCCGGTAAGAGTGAATGGTTTCCCCGTTCCAGAGAACTTCTCCCTCAGCGGCTTCAAACATGCCCAACAACAGATGCAGCATACTCGATTTGCCTGATCCACTCGGCCCGACAACGACCGTCGTTGACCCTGGTGAACAAGTGACGTCGACATTCTTCAATGCCGGACTGCTTTCCTCATCAAAATGCAGGCCTACGCTTCTCAGTTTCACCGATGCCGGCGCTGACGCCAGTTCTCTCTCTCCTTCAGGAATCACATCCGTATCCACTGCGTCTTTCAGTCTGCCTGCTGCGGTCTGATTATCCTCATAGTACACCGGCACAGCGGCCATCGGTGCAGCATTTTCGAATACGGTCAGAGATACCATCACCAGCATCGCAAGAAAGATGCCTTCAAGACCCTCGGTACTGACCAGGTAGGCACCCGTAGTCAGAATCAGCACACTGACCAGGAAAGTAACGCCCTGATTGACCGTCTGATTTTCGAGTATCCGCAGCTGCTCTTTTTTCTGCGCCTGAATCACCTGATCCGATACGTTTAAAACGTCGTCTTTTTTATCATCCAGTTTTTGATGCAGTAATAAATCCCGATGCCCGAAAAGCATTTCCGTCACTTCGCCACTGAGTTCTGCCCGGAGCTGACGGACGCGGTTAGCGGTCTTTTTTTGCCGCATGGCATAAATGTAGGGGATCAAGAGGCTTGTGAGCAAAAGCCCAAACACAAGCAGGAGTGCGATGATCCAAGAGAACCATGCGGTAAAGACGATCGTGATCAGGAAAATGACCATCGCCGCCGCGGGCGGATAGACGACCCGCAGGAAATAATTCTGCAGGCTTTCCACGTCACCGACGATGCGCCCGAGGAGATCCCCGCTTCGAAATCGCCTTGATAAGCCAGGTGCCAAGGGGGCAAGCCGCTCAAAGAAATAAACTCTGAAACGGCCGAGCATGGTAAAGGTCGCCCGGTGAGAGACGAGGCGTTCACTGTAGCGAAACAACGCACGGGACACACTGAAAAATTTGAGCAGGGCGATGCTGATCGTCAACACGTAAAAGGCATTGGTCACCGCAGCTGCGGATATCAGGTAACCGCTGTTCGCAAATAAAGCGACTGCACCGAGTGCGGCGAGTACACCGTAAACAACCGATTTGATCAGATCTTTTTTTTCTTCCAGCATGAGCCGGGTGATGATTGTGAGTTCCTTCATTGTGCCTCACCTCCCGTGTTCACTGTGACCATGTCCCGGTATGTCGGGATTCGTTCGAGCAGTTCGCGATGTGTGCCGATCCCTGAGAGCTTCCCATCTTCGAGATAGAGAATCTGATCTGCAGACTGAATCGTGTGCAAGCGGTGTGCGACGGTGATCATCGTCGCCCCCTTTGCCAAACGGCTGATTCCCTCTTGAAGAAGTTGTTCTGTTCTCAGATCGAGTCCGGTGGTCGGTTCATCGAAAACGATGACGTCCGGTTTTTTAATAAACGCACGGGCCAAAGCAATGCGCTGACGCTCACCGCCTGAGAGGCCCCGTCCACCTTCACCGATCGGGGTATCCAATCCATCAGGTAACCGCTCGACCAATTCCTGAAGCCCTGTTTCCTTCACGGCTGAATACACCTCGGTTTCAGTGGCTTCGTTCACAGATCCGAGGCAGATATTGTCTCTGACAGTGCCGCTGAACAGATACGGTGATTGAGTAATATAGCTGACGGCATCGAGCCACTCCTCCTGTTTCAGTTCTTTTAAAGGGGTAGCATTGACCAGCATCTCGCCCTTTTGAGGTGAAACGAGGCCGCTCATCAGCTGAAGCAGTGTGGATTTCCCTGCTCCGCTGGCCCCGACAACCGCGGTGTGTGAACCTGGTTCCATGTTGAAATCCAACGGACCAAGAGCAAACTGATCCGTTCCATAAGTAAATTGAACCTCGCGTATTTCGAGATGAACCGGACCTTCTGCCAGTCTTTTCTCTCCCCAGACAGGTTCATGAGAGTCTTCTTCAAGGATCGAACGGATCCGTTCCCAAGAGCCGGTACTGCTCTTCCCGTTATGAAAAGCGGTTCCCAGTTCTTTCAGGGAAGCAAAGAATTCCGGCGCCAGAATCAAGACGAAAAAGGCGGTGAAAAACGTCAGCTGGTCAAAAATCACCAGCCTGAGGCCGACTTCGAGGGCCACCAGGGCAATGCTCAACATCGAGATGAATTCCAGCATCAAAGACGAAAGGAAGGCGACCTTCAGGACATCCATTGTCGCATCCCGATAGCCGGTGCTGCTCTGCCGGATGGCATCCGCTTTCTCCTTCGTTTTCCCGAGAAATCGTAATGTGACAAGTCCTTGCAACAGATCCAGAAACGTACCAGAAAAACGGTTCAGCTTTTCCATTTGTGCTTCGGATTTCTTTTCTGCATTCTTTCCCACCACGATCATCATGATCGGAATAAACGGTGCCGTGATGAGCAGGATCAAACCGCTTACCCAGTTCATATAAAAAATTGCTGCCAACAAAACCAGTGGTACCGTCGATGACAGAATCAGCTGCGGGTAATATTTGCTCACATACCCTTCTGCTTCGTCGACCGAATCCACAAATATGCCGGTTCGCTCACCGGAGAGGGTGTCGTTTGCCGGTCTCGTTTCTTTCATGCTGAAATGTTCAGCAAGTGTATGCCGGTATTCACGCTTCAGACTGGCTCCCAGCTTCGCACCAAGCGAGCCATTGACGTACACGAAGAGGCTTCGCATCACAAGAGCGAACGCCGTCAGGCCGATCAGCGGCAGTACATCCGTAAATGAACGCTCCTGCAGGAAAACGCCATCCACCACAGCGACAATTCCGTATGCCATCAGCACAATGGACAGACCGAGACCCAAAGCGTTCAACCTTAATAAACCTGTAATTTTCCGGTTTCTTTTTGCCCAATCCTTTAATGTGAGCATCTTGTCTTCACTCCATCCCGAAATGTCTGTTAAGTTATTCACAGACAGTGTTATCATCATTGTATCTCATTTTGTATACCCTGGCACAACAGAAAAGGCTTGTGAGTTTGTGACAAATTCGTGACATCCCTCAAAAAAACAGGCGGGAAGTCACTGCTGTCCCGCCAGTTTGATCCACGTCACGCAGTGCTCAGAAGCCCGGGGACGGTCATAATAATAACCCTGCACCTGAATTTCCGGAAACTGCCTAAGCCAGTTTTCCTGATTCCTGTTCTCCACACCCTCAGCAATCACCTGCATCTTTAACCCTTCGGCCATGGATATCACGGAACGGACAATCGCTTCGTCTTTGTTACCCGACCCGATGCCATTGATGAACGTCTGGTCAATCTTTAAATAATCCACCGGGAAATTTTTCAGATAACTGAGTGATGAATGACCTGTACCAAAGTCATCAATGGAGACGACGATCCCTTTAGCCTGAATCGTCTGAAGCGTCTCGCGAATCGTGAATAAATGTTCCGCACTGATGGATTCAGTCACTTCGATTCCCAGATAATACGACTTCAGATCGAAGTCTTCAAGTGCATCTTCAAGAGTGCCGATAATGTTTTCGTGAACCAGCTGCATAACTGACACATTGACACTTACCGGTACAATCCGGTACCCTTCATCCAGCCATTGGCGCTGCTGGGCTGCGGCCATCCGGATTACCTGGTTCCCTAAAGCAATAATCAACCCGGTTTCTTCTGCCAGTGGAATAAATTCCCCGGGGGAAACAACCCCGAGCCGGTCATGAGGCCAGCGGACCAGGGCTTCAAAACCGACCAGCTTGCCGTCATTCAGACTAAACTGCGGCTGATAATAAAGCACAAGCTGTTCTTCTTCAATCGCTTTTCTGAGCTCTGCTTCCATCTCTATGCGGTTCAGCATGTTAGAGTATAATTTTTCTGTATAAAACGCAAATACGTTTCTCCCCTGTGCCTTTGCTTCATACATCGCCATATCTGCATTTTTGATTAAATCTTCCGTCGAAGAACCATTGTTCGGATAAATACTGATCCCGATACTGCAGGAAATAAACACATCATGCCCCTCGAGATGGAATGGTTTCTGAAAGAGACTGTGAATCCTGTTCGCAAGGATACTGACATCTTCCCGATCCTTAATTGGTGAAGACATCATCGTGAATTCATCGCCGCCGAATCGTGAAATGACCACGCGGGAATCCACACCGTCTTTCAGCCGCTCACCGACCATGACCAACAGCCTGTCTCCTGCGGAATGGCCCCAGGTATCATTCACATGTTTAAACATGTCGAGGTCAATGTACAAGACGGCCAAAGCCATTTCTACTTCATCCACAAATACCATCTGTTCGTTCAATAGCATTTGAAAATGCTGACGGTTAGGTAACCCGGTCAATCCATCAAAATAGGCCATGTGGCGGATTTCCTGTTCTTTTTGCTTCAGTTCATGGCGCTCAAGCACCGTCGAAATCAGCTGACTGATCGACTGGGCATACGCCAGCTCATCCTTATGCCAGGAGCGGCCTTTCGAACGGTACTCAAAAGCGATAATCCCGATAACCTCAGCTTTTGAACGAATCACCGTCAAAAGAGCAGATTCCACTTTTTGATGGCGGAAATACGCCGCTATGTAGGGGTGATCCCTTCTGAACTCATCCAGGTCACTGACTGTGAAGAACAACCCATCCTGAGACCATTCGTACATTGCTTTGAGCTTCCATTTCTTTGCCACCCATCCTTCTGTCGGGAAAAAATCTTCCCGATCATACGCCGCTGACAACACGAGACCTTCCTGACGGTCAAGCCAGATCGAGGTCCGATCCACCTTCACGGCATACGTCACACTTTCTGCAATTTCATCCAGAGAATCATTCAGATACCCTTCACCCCAAAAACCGGATGTCGACAACTTCAAAATCGATTCCTGATGCCGCTTTGTCCGTTCGATTGACAGTCTATTGGCCTGGATCGTACTGTTGACCTCCTTAATCATATGATTAAAGGCCTCACCGACTTCACTCATTTCATCTTTTGTATCAAGGTTCACTTCCACATCAAAATCGCCCCATGCCACCTTTCGGGAACTGTCACTCAAGGTCTGCACGCTGTTTAAAATCGACTGGAAAAACCCCCAGAACAGGTACAAAAGGAGAATCAAATAAGCGGTAACAAACCCGATGATCAGATTCTGTGAGATAATCAGTGTCTGATACCTGGATGCGATTTCTTCTTGCAGGTAATCGGCTCCTTCCTGAAGCACATAGAAATGCGTATCCACCGCAGGGGTGATCTCTTCAAAATAGTCCACAGGTGATGCATAGGGTTCACCTTCAATGACCCGATTGATCAGCGATGACAGGTCCTCTCTCTGCTCTTCATATCGGGTATAATACCCTTGAAGTGTCCGGTTCTCATCCAGAAAATTGCTGAACTCCGGTGTGTTTTCAAATACCATATGATACTGGAAGTGACTGACTTCCTCAGCGCGGACTCTCATATCCAGCTTATCTTCGTCAGAAATGGAATCCTGACCATTGAATAATGTGCCCAGTGCACGGATCTGTCCAATGTGCTCTGCGCGGATCAGCATTCCGTTGATCAAATCATCGACCACGATAGCAATATCCTGACTACGGTCAAATGCGACAAGGGATTCCTGAATCGTCAGTTGTGTCAATGACAAAACCTGCTGAATTAGCGCATTGTATTCTTCTTTTGTGCCCCTCGCATCCGAGAGTTCCTGATTCTCTGTATGCGTTACATTCCTCGTTCCTTCTCTGATCGACACCCAAAGATCTTCGCTCCCAAAACTCTGGATGGCTGGCAGGTGTTCGCGTTCTATTTTACCGGTGAGTTCCATCACCTGTTCCTGTTCATTTATGTACAAATCAAATCCCGCTTCATCCACTGCGTAAAGCTGAACATAGCCCCGCTCCCTCTGCAAATGATAGATCAGTTCCGACAGATCCTCCACGAGGGCAAGACCTTCTTCCGCTTCCGACGCAACAGTCCGCTGATCAATCAGCCAGATCGTGATCGGGGTCAATAATCCTCCAATGAGAAATGTAATCAAGACAGCAATGATTGAAAATTTCTGTTTATATTTGAGTCGGTTCATGAAACGGATGACTGGTTGAAAGATTCTGATCATGTGGCAAAACCTCTGTCTCTATGTAAAGTTAGGTTAATTATATCAGATATGTTTCTTTCGTTTCATACAGAATGGTGGTTTTTTCAGAAAATTCTGTCCGTTATCAGAAAAACCACACGAATTGGCGTGTGGTTTTTCTTCCTATTGGTTTAATGGGTCATCCATTTCGGCGGGGTATTTTTGTCCCAGTAAATGTTCCCGATATCATGGTGAGATTCAAAGCCGTCACTCTGTTCATGGTAATGGAAATTAAACCAGTAGCCCTGTTTCGGCTTGAGGTCTTTCCGGACATGAAAACGCAGGAGATCTTCATCTGCCTGAGGATCATGAAGATGAAAAATCTTCTCCCCGGTGTAAGATAACTTCTGCTCATCGATCACAAGATAAGGCAAATGATCTTCCGGAAGTTTATTGACGTAGTCTTCTATAATTTCCTCCATGGCCGGAAAAATGGTTTCCATCACCTCGGATTCTATTTTTCCTGAGATCCTTGGCCCGAGTTTATGAATGGTCTGTTCCTTCGCCTGTTCAGTGAAGAACAACAGAAAGTCCGTATCATCAGGATCATCCTCATCGTCCTGCCAGGAAGAATCCTCCACTTCCTCAAAGGCGCCTGCTGCAAGATTCTCTTCTGACTGATCATTGCCGGAATTCAGTTCGTTCTTGTCCGCATGATCTTCAGCATCGGTATGTAATTCTGGTACATAGAGACCGACTGTCAGAATCGCAATCAGGACAACCCAAAGCCGGCGAAGTTGCAGTTTCATGGCGGTATCTCCTTTTGTTCGGAATGGTATCGGTTTCATTATAGCATAAACTATTGTGTAAATATACTGGCTGAATAGAGGAATCAGGCAGCGCTGGAAAGAATGATATAGATATAGGCAATTACCTGAAAGGTTGTGACTGGTTTGAGACAGAAAAAAACACGTATTTTCGCACACCGTGGAAACGCAATCCATTGCCCGGAGAACACGCTTGCTGCATTCGCATCCGCTATCCATGCAGGAGCCGATGGTTTGGAGCTCGACATTCAATTGACAAAAGATCAGATCCCTGTGGTGATTCACGATGAACGGATTGACCGGACAACGGACGGTGAAGGCT
This Salisediminibacterium beveridgei DNA region includes the following protein-coding sequences:
- the cydC gene encoding thiol reductant ABC exporter subunit CydC; translation: MKELTIITRLMLEEKKDLIKSVVYGVLAALGAVALFANSGYLISAAAVTNAFYVLTISIALLKFFSVSRALFRYSERLVSHRATFTMLGRFRVYFFERLAPLAPGLSRRFRSGDLLGRIVGDVESLQNYFLRVVYPPAAAMVIFLITIVFTAWFSWIIALLLVFGLLLTSLLIPYIYAMRQKKTANRVRQLRAELSGEVTEMLFGHRDLLLHQKLDDKKDDVLNVSDQVIQAQKKEQLRILENQTVNQGVTFLVSVLILTTGAYLVSTEGLEGIFLAMLVMVSLTVFENAAPMAAVPVYYEDNQTAAGRLKDAVDTDVIPEGERELASAPASVKLRSVGLHFDEESSPALKNVDVTCSPGSTTVVVGPSGSGKSSMLHLLLGMFEAAEGEVLWNGETIHSYRLDSLYENSRIQLQDSHFFAGTIRENLLLANDETADDMLQQVLRDVFLEGLSLDDPVTEQGGNLSGGERQRLAFARLLLRGGRNWFLDEPFSSVDPSMEQVLYRHLRNETAEDTVLIVSHRLTGLEEADQIIVMDHGQVAETGTYQELMNKRGVFYQLKQIEQDVFNAS
- the cydD gene encoding thiol reductant ABC exporter subunit CydD; the encoded protein is MLTLKDWAKRNRKITGLLRLNALGLGLSIVLMAYGIVAVVDGVFLQERSFTDVLPLIGLTAFALVMRSLFVYVNGSLGAKLGASLKREYRHTLAEHFSMKETRPANDTLSGERTGIFVDSVDEAEGYVSKYYPQLILSSTVPLVLLAAIFYMNWVSGLILLITAPFIPIMMIVVGKNAEKKSEAQMEKLNRFSGTFLDLLQGLVTLRFLGKTKEKADAIRQSSTGYRDATMDVLKVAFLSSLMLEFISMLSIALVALEVGLRLVIFDQLTFFTAFFVLILAPEFFASLKELGTAFHNGKSSTGSWERIRSILEEDSHEPVWGEKRLAEGPVHLEIREVQFTYGTDQFALGPLDFNMEPGSHTAVVGASGAGKSTLLQLMSGLVSPQKGEMLVNATPLKELKQEEWLDAVSYITQSPYLFSGTVRDNICLGSVNEATETEVYSAVKETGLQELVERLPDGLDTPIGEGGRGLSGGERQRIALARAFIKKPDVIVFDEPTTGLDLRTEQLLQEGISRLAKGATMITVAHRLHTIQSADQILYLEDGKLSGIGTHRELLERIPTYRDMVTVNTGGEAQ
- a CDS encoding EAL domain-containing protein; its protein translation is MNRLKYKQKFSIIAVLITFLIGGLLTPITIWLIDQRTVASEAEEGLALVEDLSELIYHLQRERGYVQLYAVDEAGFDLYINEQEQVMELTGKIEREHLPAIQSFGSEDLWVSIREGTRNVTHTENQELSDARGTKEEYNALIQQVLSLTQLTIQESLVAFDRSQDIAIVVDDLINGMLIRAEHIGQIRALGTLFNGQDSISDEDKLDMRVRAEEVSHFQYHMVFENTPEFSNFLDENRTLQGYYTRYEEQREDLSSLINRVIEGEPYASPVDYFEEITPAVDTHFYVLQEGADYLQEEIASRYQTLIISQNLIIGFVTAYLILLLYLFWGFFQSILNSVQTLSDSSRKVAWGDFDVEVNLDTKDEMSEVGEAFNHMIKEVNSTIQANRLSIERTKRHQESILKLSTSGFWGEGYLNDSLDEIAESVTYAVKVDRTSIWLDRQEGLVLSAAYDREDFFPTEGWVAKKWKLKAMYEWSQDGLFFTVSDLDEFRRDHPYIAAYFRHQKVESALLTVIRSKAEVIGIIAFEYRSKGRSWHKDELAYAQSISQLISTVLERHELKQKEQEIRHMAYFDGLTGLPNRQHFQMLLNEQMVFVDEVEMALAVLYIDLDMFKHVNDTWGHSAGDRLLVMVGERLKDGVDSRVVISRFGGDEFTMMSSPIKDREDVSILANRIHSLFQKPFHLEGHDVFISCSIGISIYPNNGSSTEDLIKNADMAMYEAKAQGRNVFAFYTEKLYSNMLNRIEMEAELRKAIEEEQLVLYYQPQFSLNDGKLVGFEALVRWPHDRLGVVSPGEFIPLAEETGLIIALGNQVIRMAAAQQRQWLDEGYRIVPVSVNVSVMQLVHENIIGTLEDALEDFDLKSYYLGIEVTESISAEHLFTIRETLQTIQAKGIVVSIDDFGTGHSSLSYLKNFPVDYLKIDQTFINGIGSGNKDEAIVRSVISMAEGLKMQVIAEGVENRNQENWLRQFPEIQVQGYYYDRPRASEHCVTWIKLAGQQ
- a CDS encoding YpjP family protein, producing the protein MKLQLRRLWVVLIAILTVGLYVPELHTDAEDHADKNELNSGNDQSEENLAAGAFEEVEDSSWQDDEDDPDDTDFLLFFTEQAKEQTIHKLGPRISGKIESEVMETIFPAMEEIIEDYVNKLPEDHLPYLVIDEQKLSYTGEKIFHLHDPQADEDLLRFHVRKDLKPKQGYWFNFHYHEQSDGFESHHDIGNIYWDKNTPPKWMTH